The DNA region TGCGGGTTATTGCATATCCCCGCAAATTATGTTCTCCCGGTCCGGCAGCCCGTAAGACGGGCTCCTGACGACTACCTGTGCGGGTAAGGCCCCAAACCCAGCCGGTGCAGGGCAGACACGAATGTCTACCCTGACTCCGGCTGCTCAAAGGCGCTTCCTGATTTTTTCTGATCACACCGGGCGGCGGGCAAAGCCGGCCGGCTCAGACTCCGACCGATTCCAGGGCTTCTTCCGGCGGGACGGTTACAGCGGTTGCAAACCGGTCGTTGAGCATCCGGTTAACGGCATTCAGGTAAGCCCGGGCGCTTGCCTCGATCACATCGGTGCTGGCGCCTTTTCCACTGATGAGTTTGCCGTGACCGAAATCGCATTTCACCGTGACTTCACCAAGCGCATCTTTACCGCTGGACGTCGCATGGACGTGGTACTCAACCAGGTTCCCTTGCTGGTTCAGGATGCGGTCCACGGCTTTCATCGAGGCGTCCACCGCCCCGTTACCCGGCGCAGAATCCTGCCGGACTTCGTCGCCGCGACGCAACCGCACGGTGGCGGTCGGAACGGTGTTGGTTCCGGAAGTCACGTTGATGTAATCCAGTTGCCAGGTTTCGGCGGCCAACCCCATCGTGTCATCCACCAACGCCCCCAGGTCGTCGTCGTACACGAACTTCTTCTTGTCACCGATCTCCTTGAACCGGACGAAGATCTGATCCACCTCCGGTTCGCTCAGCCGGTAGCCCAGGTGCTCGAGGCGCTTGGCCATCGCGTGGCGGCCGCTGTGCTTGGTCAGGGGGAGTTCGGTTTCGCCCCAGCCGATTTCCCGCGGGTCCATGATTTCGTAAGTTTCCCGCTTCTTCAGGATGCCGTCCTGATGAATGCCGGCGCTGTGCGCGAAAGCGTTTTCACCGACGATCGCCTTGCTGCGCGCCACGTAGAGGCCGCTCATCCGGCTGACCAGGCGGGACGATTTCACGATTTCCTGCGTGTTCACCCCGGTGCAGAAATCTCCGAAGTAATCGTGCCGGGTCTTCAGGGCCATGACCACTTCCTCGAGAGCAACGTTGCCGGCGCGTTCGCCGATGCCGTTGATCGTGCCTTCGACCTGGCGCGCCCCCGCCTGGATGGCGGCGAGCGAATTGGCGACGGCCAGACCCAGGTCGTTATGGCAATGGACGCTGATCACGGCATCGTCGATGCCGCGGACGTGGTCACGCAGGTACCGGATCAGGCTGCCAAATTGTTCCGGGACGGCAAATCCGACCGTATCCGGGATATTGATGGTTGTAGCGCCGGCATCGATGGCTGCCTGCACCACCTGCGCCAGGAATTCCGGTTCGGTCCGTGAAGCGTCTTCGGGGGAGAATT from Verrucomicrobiota bacterium includes:
- a CDS encoding 2-isopropylmalate synthase; this encodes MAEKVIIFDTTLRDGEQCPGAAMNLREKLEIARQLARLNVDVIEAGFPVISEGDFESVRQIATEVKGPVIAGLARCNPKDIDAAGAAVKPAGDLARIHVFLATSKIHREFKLRKAHDEIIRLATEGVRRARDLIRDVEFSPEDASRTEPEFLAQVVQAAIDAGATTINIPDTVGFAVPEQFGSLIRYLRDHVRGIDDAVISVHCHNDLGLAVANSLAAIQAGARQVEGTINGIGERAGNVALEEVVMALKTRHDYFGDFCTGVNTQEIVKSSRLVSRMSGLYVARSKAIVGENAFAHSAGIHQDGILKKRETYEIMDPREIGWGETELPLTKHSGRHAMAKRLEHLGYRLSEPEVDQIFVRFKEIGDKKKFVYDDDLGALVDDTMGLAAETWQLDYINVTSGTNTVPTATVRLRRGDEVRQDSAPGNGAVDASMKAVDRILNQQGNLVEYHVHATSSGKDALGEVTVKCDFGHGKLISGKGASTDVIEASARAYLNAVNRMLNDRFATAVTVPPEEALESVGV